From the Nymphalis io chromosome 1, ilAglIoxx1.1, whole genome shotgun sequence genome, one window contains:
- the LOC126781387 gene encoding uncharacterized protein LOC126781387, with the protein MSIDAKQALNEHEVSLELEKKGRETEASSPVSFHTPQSIVSPTRCTVKTAAYMECQDDMLDIIDMFCRWTHWLTVVIRETESFQQPTSSNVSEHSMRWRLFKEKVEEYSEDWKKYNVHLKACWEQKYQRLIADWLPGWSSSEPVWVVSACGAVPGGAVAAGIYEGEVTWVARTTHRCNVVPAALLPSKHCCIVYSDGGVHQYTKYQVMCNAQVSWLACRAGAGGACGAGRVRAVRAARGVHVGRVLYRGSHLVGAVHAPHYRCHVVIFDRPFAFDCYELLVLSDDVRSPS; encoded by the exons ATGAGTATAGACGCTAAGCAAGCATTAAATGAACACGAAGTTTCACTCGAGTTAGAAAAAAAAGGAAGAGAAACTGAGGCATCGTCTCCAGTATCTTTTCATACTCCTCAAAGT atcgTATCACCGACTAGATGTACAGTTAAAACTGCAGCTTATATGGAATGTCAAGACGACATGTTAGATATTATTGATATGTTTTGTCGATGGACGCACTGGTTGACTGTTGTC ATAAGAGAAACGGAGTCGTTTCAACAACCAACTAGCTCTAACGTCTCCGAACATAGTAT gaggtGGAGActttttaaggagaaagttGAAGAATATTCGGAAGACTGGAAAAAATATAACGTGCATTTAAAAGCATGCTGGGAACAAAAGTACCAGAGATTAATTGcag ACTGGCTCCCAGGCTGGAGTAGCTCAGAGCCGGTTTGGGTGGTGAGTGCATGTGGTGCGGTACCCGGAGGCGCCGTAGCCGCCGGCATCTACGAGGGCGAGGTCACGTGGGTAGCGAGAACCACACACAG GTGTAACGTCGTACCCGCTGCCCTGCTGCCCTCGAAACATTGTTGCATTGTGTACAGTGACGGCGGAGTTCACCAATATACCAAATACCAG GTGATGTGTAACGCGCAGGTGTCGTGGCTGGCGTGccgcgcgggcgcgggcggcgcgtgcGGCGCGGGGCGCGTGCGTGCGGTGCGCGCGGCGCGCGGCGTGCACGTGGGCCGCGTGCTGTACCGCGGCTCGCACCTCGTGGGCGCCGTGCACGCGCCGCACTACCGCTGTCACGTCGTCATATTCGATCGCCCTTTCGCCTTCGACTGCTACGAGCTGCTCGTGCTCTCGGATGATGTCCGATCGCCGTCCTAA
- the LOC126769595 gene encoding uncharacterized protein LOC126769595 yields the protein MASVTTDSYSKSTMDGVISDSTKLLVSYVMLQGIKTEAFKILIEQMDRDGDNVLLRHGSIRKTYSDGADLLRPKNADQINVQNADPVVARKIQLKLRNLMSSCTPDKYLQLMDDVIEDATSYLAVHFLQPRNI from the exons ATGGCTAGTGTTACTACAGACAGTTACAGCAAATCTACAATGGATG gTGTCATATCGGATTCAACGAAACTGCTCGTATCTTACGTTATGCTTCAAG GTATCAAAACGgaagcttttaaaatattaatagaacaaATGGATCGCGATGGAGATAATGTTTTATTACGTCATGGATCTATTCGTAAAACTTATTCTGATGGTGCCGATTT ACTACGCCCTAAAAACGCTGATCAGATAAACGTGCAAAATGCAGATCCCGTAGTGGCAAGGAAGATACAACTTAAACTCCGAAACTTAATGAGCTCATGCACGCCTGATAAATATCTTCAATTGATGGATg atGTGATTGAAGACGCTACCTCGTATTTGGCAGTACATTTTTTGCAACCACGTAATATTTag
- the LOC126768581 gene encoding putative phosphoenolpyruvate synthase, with protein MDFIDVLLQAGLCTAAVVVYLIFIRKSSTQRGFYREPGWNYPLKLILARYAVKRWKSRLPERNLYETPRPNQAEGWDDISLRASAPDGSAILLGIRKVCGRKPIAEVTVHIKLPDGSCYKLLEHPQTAVSEWEHMERGWSAGGLKIQVTEHLNRLRIIYNGILRRTDGNKTQHVKFSLLWASATSVVQHPKDWSEQLAAETLALERWRDGNWSQLLNNCGKGSGSWMQWGALQGRFQSFNADGVIERNEYLRLRGVRERSWAPDYKDIRRSITVTAAARDGTAVQIRGVSYHNNFTQCISGSVRLPNFMVKSITSSDLIMSDFCENPDGIPNTYTINVSTANNRNLKVILRINKDGGRLLSGPKEIVYHTVNVSIDGEHGTGILELGYETLAAKSVVHLKPLPVLKSLSEKEAGDVGYCASFEERIAFCTSYVGGKGASLALLASVQEEEGYRVPPGFCITTKAFIKHLEVNPGLRKAISEIEADNDNYEENKFKERCQKAFDLFVSTAIVDDVKDSISIYLNELKKKAAAQNLGDKIRFAVRSSAVGEDSEALSAAGQNDTVLGCVSDDDVLRGVRRCWASMFAFTSAYYRRQNGQVCECAGGVVVQALVAPRAAGVMFTAHPQQGDPTRLLLTANYGLGESVVSGSVEPDTIIVRREMDDKLSIAQLSLGSKTHKVTTSENGVTMINVAEHEKNIPCLSESEIFRLARLGISQEKLWGAARDIEWAIYNDDIFLLQARPITSLERWTEEELLHELDFPIMSDDELVTFANTGEVLPKPLTALSYDVVFLPLERGVSSLIRTNGDGYDKNVIITHGRCALASYNAVYRRVPKKIDVNIRMLEMAIHGHKVADEDIFNTALHRRPPQVTDKIFVIFDMLKSLITSKWAMDDTIKNVNIMNLNVDTDDPIVLLDTITGMEGDIYQYMRNHGSTSVASTFSQFIAMTVLLEGRSDFSPEECNEISTLLSSGDVLSAEVPHAFSKLVRKLDKLGKFQEFREQNPQTALTWLKNNVPRVYNDVCNFLDQHGHRAIMEFDLSTKPWALVPEDLMKVLMQMRPSKEDVQQKNSDDIIASLKTPKKSSTRSVLRWAVPLCRRAVRHREATKAHLILAVHKLRLATRRLARLLERRWLLPRADLIYYFRAHELRDYVATRDPALLRKAIQRHQFYPSWCKMKFAEIQKGWPEPLNFEGPKITTGEVKLTATSVCGGDVIARACVIKDLSEINTLQQGDVLITHSTDIGWSPYFPLLSGIITELGGLISHGAVIAREYGLPCIVGAMNATELFKTGDMIRLSGFEGVVEKISVVDEAEINTKKD; from the exons AACATCCACAAACAGCAGTCAGCGAATGGGAGCATATGGAAAGAGGGTGGAGCGCGGGTGGACTAAAAATTCAAGTGACGGAACATCTGAATCGCTTAAGAATTATATACAATGGTATTCTAAGAAGAACTGACGGTAACAAGACGCAGCATGTGAAATTTAGTCTTTT ATGGGCGTCCGCAACGAGTGTGGTACAACATCCAAAAGATTGGAGCGAACAACTTGCGGCGGAAACTTTGGCTCTCGAGCGCTGGAGAGACGGAAATTGGTCACAATTGTT AAATAATTGTGGTAAGGGTTCTGGTAGCTGGATGCAGTGGGGTGCATTGCAAGGACGTTTTCAATCCTTTAATGCTGATGGGGTAATCGAGAGGAATGAATATCTTCGTCTAAGAGGAGTCAGAGAGAGAAGTTGGGCACCagattataaagatataagaCGTAGTATTACTGTGACTGCGGCGGCCCGTGACGGTACTGCTGTCCAAATTCGAGGAGTCtcttatcataataattttacaca ATGTATATCAGGAAGCGTTAGATTACCGAATTTTATGGTGAAAAGCATAACATCATCGGATTTAATTATGTCAGATTTTTGTGAGAATCCAGACGGAATACCTAATACGTACACGATTAACGTAAGCA CTGCAAATAATCGTAACTTGAAAGTAATCCTTCGTATTAACAAAGATGGAGGACGCCTGCTCTCGGGTCCTAAGGAGATAGTATACCACACTGTTAATGTCAGTATTGACGGCGAACACGGCACTGGTATTCTAGAATTGGGATATGAAACATTAG CTGCTAAATCAGTGGTCCATCTTAAACCACTACCCGTTTTGAAGAGTCTGAGCGAGAAAGAAGCGGGTGACGTTGGCTACTGCGCCTCGTTCGAAGAGCGGATCGCATTTTGTACCAGCTACGTAGGGGGCAAGGGCGCGTCTCTCGCACTACTAGCCTCCGTACAAGAAGAAGAG GGATACCGCGTTCCTCCGGGATTTTGTATAACGACTAAAGCTTTCATCAAACATTTAGAAGTCAATCCTGGTCTCAGAAAAGCGATTAGTGAAATTGAAGCTGACAATGACAACTATGAAGAAAACAAGTTCAAAGAAAGATGTCAGaa ggcgtttgatttatttgtttctaCGGCAATAGTTGATGATGTCAAGGACAGTATATCGATCTATCTAAATGAATTGAAAAAGAAAGCCGCTGCCCAAAATCTCGGAGACAAAATAAGATTTGCAGTAAGATCGTCGG CGGTCGGTGAAGATAGTGAGGCGCTGTCAGCCGCTGGACAGAATGATACAGTTCTTGGTTGTGTGAGCGATGACGACGTGCTGCGCGGGGTGCGACGGTGCTGGGCGTCCATGTTCGCATTCACGAGCGCGTACTATCGCCG ACAGAACGGTCAAGTGTGCGAGTGTGCGGGCGGCGTGGTGGTGCAGGCGCTGGTGGCTCCCCGCGCGGCCGGTGTTATGTTCACCGCGCACCCGCAGCAGGGTGACCCCACCAGGCTGCTGCTGACCGCCAACTACGGTCTAGGAGAG AGTGTGGTGTCAGGATCCGTGGAACCAGATACGATTATTGTGAGACGCGAGATGGACGACAAACTCTCAATAGCACAGCTCAGTCTTGGGTCGAAAACTCATAAAGTCACTACGAGCGAAAATGGCGTTACGATGATAAACGTAGCtgaacacgaaaaaaatataccttGTTTGTCCGAGTCTGAGATATTCAGATTGGCTCGGTTGGGCATATCCCAAGAGAAACTGTGGGGCGCGGCAAGAGATATAGAATGGGCAATATACAAT GATGATATATTTTTGCTTCAAGCGCGCCCGATCACGTCTCTAGAGCGATGGACAGAGGAGGAACTCTTACATGAGCTTGACTTTCCAATTATGTCCGATGATGAACTCGTCACGTTCGCCAACACCGGCGAG gtCCTACCGAAGCCGCTAACAGCTTTAAGTTATGACGTTGTATTTTTACCGTTGGAGAGGGGCGTGAGCTCCTTAATACGAACCAACGGTGACGGCTACGATAAAAACGTTATTATCACACACGGCAGGTGTGCTTTGGCATCgtataat GCAGTGTACCGTCGAGTTCCAAAGAAGATAGATGTGAATATTCGCATGTTAGAAATGGCAATACACGGTCACAAGGTGGCGGACGAAGATATTTTCAACACGGCCTTGCACAGGAGACCTCCTCAAGTCACGGATAAAATTTTCGTAATATTTGATATGTTGAag agtttAATAACCTCGAAATGGGCCATGGATGATACGATCAAGAATGTAAACATCATGAACCTCAATGTAGATACAGATGACCCAATAGTATTGTTAGATACCATCACTGGGATGGAGGGCGACATCTACCAATACATGAGAAACCACGGCTCCACGAGTGTTGCGAGTACTTTCAGTCAATTCATTGCTATGACAGTTTTGTTAGAAGGAAGATCAG ATTTTTCACCGGAAGAATGCAATGAAATTAGTACGTTGCTTAGTTCAGGAGACGTACTATCAGCTGAAGTACCGCATGCATTTTCTAAATTAGTTCGAAAACTGGACAAACTTGGAAAGTTTCAAGAATTTAGAGAACAAAATCCTCAAACCGCTTTAACATGGTTAAAGAACAATGTTCCACGGGTTTACAATGATGTATGTAACTTCTTAGATCAACATGGGCACAGAGCTATTATGGAA TTTGATTTATCAACAAAGCCATGGGCTTTAGTACCAGAAGATTTGATGAAAGTTCTCATGCAAATGCGACCATCGAAAGAAGACGTACAACAGAAGAATAGTGATGACATCATTGCTTCTCTAAAGACACCGAAAAAATCGAGCACGAG GTCCGTGCTGCGCTGGGCGGTGCCGCTGTGCCGGCGCGCGGTGCGGCACCGCGAGGCCACGAAGGCGCACTTGATCCTCGCCGTGCACAAGCTGCGCCTCGCCACGCGGCGCCTCGCGCGGCTGCTGGAGCGACGCTGGCTGCTGCCGCGCGCCGACCTCATCTACTACTTCAGGGCGCACGAGCTGCGGGACTACGTGGCAACGAGGGATCCCGCCTTGCTAAGAAA AGCGATTCAACGTCATCAGTTTTATCCATCGTGGTGCAAAATGAAATTTGCCGAAATTCAGAAGGGGTGGCCGGAGCCTCTTAATTTCGAAGGTCCAAAAATTACAACTGGAGAAGTGAAATTGACAGCTACTTCCGTGTGTGGAGGGGATGTTATTGCGAGAGCTTGTGTCATAAAAGATCTTTCAGAG ataAACACATTACAACAGGGAGACGTATTAATAACACATTCCACGGATATAGGATGGTCGCCATACTTTCCTCTGTTATCGGGGATTATTACGGAACTGGGAGGACTCATTTCACACG GAGCAGTGATAGCCCGCGAGTACGGTTTGCCTTGTATTGTGGGCGCAATGAACGCTACGGAGCTTTTTAAAACCGGAGATATGATTCGACTATCTGGATTCGAGGGAGTTGTAGAAAAGATCAGCGTTGTAGACGAAGCTGAAATCAACACTAAGAAAGATTAA